In the genome of Candidatus Cloacimonadota bacterium, the window TATTGGTGATAGCTGCCTCAAACAGTGCCTTAACCATGACTATTGCTGTAAACATAGAAGCAAGAATACCTAACGATAAGGTTACGGCAAAGCCCCTGATCGGTCCGGTGCCAAACTGATAAAGAACAACTGCAGTTATCAAAGTAGTTATATTGGCATCGAGAATAGTTACAATAGCTCTGCTGAAGCCGGCATCAACAGCTGTCCGAACTGTCTTGCCGCTCTTTAGCTCTTCTCTGATTCTTTCAAAGATCAAGACGTTGGCATCAACAGCCATACCGATAGTGAGTATTATCCCTGCTATCCCGGGCATAGTCAAGGCAGCACCAAGTAAGGTCAAAGCAGCCATAATGATACCCATGTTCACGATCAGGGCTATATTGGCTATTATGCCCGGTACTTTGTAATATACTATGATAAATAGCATAACAATGATCAAGCCCAGGATCGCTGCCGTTAATCCGGATCTGACACTATCTGCACCAAGAGTCGGACCGACTGTTCTTTCTTCAATAACATTGACCGGAGCCGGCAAATTTCCAGCCCTGAGTACGATTACCAGATCATTTGTTTCTTCAATCGTAAAATTACCGGTGATTCGAGCTTCACCACCTCTTATCCTATCCTGGATCGTTGGTGCTGTATAGACAACACCATCAAGTACTATGGCTAATCTTCGTCTAAGATTCTGCCCGGTAACGTTTTCAAAAATTCTTGCCCCTTCTCGATTGAAACGAAGTGAGACATAAGGACGATTAGGTGCTTGCAAGTCAGTTCCGCTTCCGATCCTTACCGCAGCAGTTTCCAACATATTACCTGTAAGCTCGGTTTTTTCCAATAGTACGAAGAGCTCTCTGTCGGTGCGGGGATCAAGTCGGTTTTCTCTCTCTAAAGCCAGCATCAGACCTGCAGGAACATTCTCCAGAAA includes:
- the secD gene encoding protein translocase subunit SecD, producing the protein MKNRKFRNILIFVILLVTVYYLIPLLPIDLPEFWTEKRIRLGLDLQGGMQIMLEVEYDELPEAEKDDAVRSAVEIVRNRIDQFGVAEPSIQRIGRNRIMVQLPGLQEFERAKELIGRTALLEFKLLATGEQVEQTRELLDNYLKENAHQYPYLERFILSDPMDDPLRSILDEEDEEEEEEAVDSRIFTRLTSSQGLPMMVSNQDLSIVQRLLESESFLENVPAGLMLALERENRLDPRTDRELFVLLEKTELTGNMLETAAVRIGSGTDLQAPNRPYVSLRFNREGARIFENVTGQNLRRRLAIVLDGVVYTAPTIQDRIRGGEARITGNFTIEETNDLVIVLRAGNLPAPVNVIEERTVGPTLGADSVRSGLTAAILGLIIVMLFIIVYYKVPGIIANIALIVNMGIIMAALTLLGAALTMPGIAGIILTIGMAVDANVLIFERIREELKSGKTVRTAVDAGFSRAIVTILDANITTLITAVVLYQFGTGPIRGFAVTLSLGILASMFTAIVMVKALFEAAITNKNRTTLSI